GAGCTGATGCAGTTTTAACAAATACGGCAATCGCTCAAGCGCAAAACCCTGTGGTAATGGCAGAGGCAATGAAATATGCTGTAAAAGCTGGGAGATTGAGTTATCTGGCTGGACGCATACCACGCAAAGCCTATGCAAGTGCAAGCTCTCCGATTGAGGGAATGGCACAACTAAGCTAGATTCTAAGCTGTGGCGAGAGTGAATATTGAATGAAAGATAGAATCTTTAAACAAGATATAGGCAAACAATTTGAATTTGATGCACAAGTCGCAAGTGTCTTTGATGATATGCTTGAGCGTTCAATTCCGCATTATAAGGAGGTTTTGGGTTTGATAGTGGATTTTTGCTCCTATGCTTTAGAATCTTCTAAAAGCACTAATCCTCTTGTATATGATTTGGGAAGCTCTACGGGAACGACACTTTTAACCCTCTCTCAAGCCTTACCGCCACACACGCAATTTATAGGTATTGATAGTTCTCAAGCGATGATTGATAAAGCCTCACTTAAGGCTCAAGCCTATAATGCAAAGATTAATTTTGTCTGCACAGACTTGCTTGAGTATGATTTTTTGCACTCTGATATAGTGATTGCTAATTATAGTTTGCAATTTATTCGTCCAATGCAGCGCCCTGCTCTTTTGCAAAAAATTTATAACACGCTTTCTAATGATGGGATTTTGATTGTGAGCGAAAAGATGACTTCTTCTCATAGAATCCTTGATAGACAAATGATAGAGCGATATGTGCGCTATAAAAAAGAGCAAGGCTACACCAAAAGTGAAATCAGTAAAAAACGCGAAGCATTAGAAAATGTGCTTGTGCCTTTTAGTCTTGAAGAAAATATTGCAATGCTTAAAGACATAGGTTTTAGTGGGATTGAAGTGCTTTTTAAGTGGGTGAATTTTGGCACTTTGATTGCCAAAAAATGATATTTCTTGGCTTGCATAAGGGGCAAAATGGCAAAAGCTGCTAGACTCACGTTTTGTCAAAATGATATTATTTTTGTTATTATGCAGCTTTACGCAAGGTAAAGATTCTCAAATTGCCATAGAATCTACTTCATTATTCGTGGCGCAATGCGTCAATGGGATTAAGCCTTGAGGCGCGTCTAGCGGGGAGATACCCAAAGAGCACACCAATAAAAGCCGAAAATAAAAAAGCAATAATGGCTGTTGGAATATCAAAAATAAAGGGAATCTCCATATAATAACTTAAACTCAATGAAGCAAAAAATGCCCAAATAATACCGATTATCCCACCAAACGAGCTTAGAGTGATAGATTCTATTAAAAATTGCAAAAGCACCTCACTCTGCAGTGCTCCAATAGCCATACGCGTGCCGATTTCTTTGGTGCGCTCTGTTACAGAAACGAGCATAATATTCATAATGCCAATTCCCCCCACAACCAAGCTTACTCCAGCAATCAAGCCTAAAAATGCAGTAAGTCTTTTTGTAGCTGAAGTAAGTGTTTCTGCAATCTGTTTTGTATCCATAATCTCAAAAGAATCCCTATCACCCGAGCGCACATTGCGCACTTGACGCAGCGCAGTCGTAAGGGCAGGAAGCATTTGTTCAGAATCTACCCCATCTTTTGCGCGCAGCATAAGCCGATTAACAAAAAAAAGCGTATTGCTCCCAGATACAGAGCGCAAAAATGTTTTTAAAGGAAGCAAAATCACATCATCTTGGTCATTTCCCATACCTCCTTGCCCCTTAGATTCTAACACTCCGATACATTCACACACAATTGTATTTAAGCGAATCCTCTGCCCCAATGGATTACTTTCATTAAAGAGATTCTTGCGCACGGATTGCCCTATCATACACACATTACTCCCTACACGATATTCGTTTTCCTCAAAACTTCTTCCCTCGCTTGTGTCCCATTGTGTTACCTCAAAGAATGCTGCATTGATGCCTTGTGCTTGAGTGGCTGTATTT
This DNA window, taken from Helicobacter sp. MIT 21-1697, encodes the following:
- the cmoA gene encoding carboxy-S-adenosyl-L-methionine synthase CmoA, whose amino-acid sequence is MKDRIFKQDIGKQFEFDAQVASVFDDMLERSIPHYKEVLGLIVDFCSYALESSKSTNPLVYDLGSSTGTTLLTLSQALPPHTQFIGIDSSQAMIDKASLKAQAYNAKINFVCTDLLEYDFLHSDIVIANYSLQFIRPMQRPALLQKIYNTLSNDGILIVSEKMTSSHRILDRQMIERYVRYKKEQGYTKSEISKKREALENVLVPFSLEENIAMLKDIGFSGIEVLFKWVNFGTLIAKK
- a CDS encoding ABC transporter permease → MIFNAFILALRQIKRNFLRAFLTMLGVIIGVGAVVVMISLGNGTTKMISDRISSLGSNLLLVFPARIMNPSGANLRRNFSLQEAQNLTALTHEYIQALAPISQSSVTLQYQAQNTATQAQGINAAFFEVTQWDTSEGRSFEENEYRVGSNVCMIGQSVRKNLFNESNPLGQRIRLNTIVCECIGVLESKGQGGMGNDQDDVILLPLKTFLRSVSGSNTLFFVNRLMLRAKDGVDSEQMLPALTTALRQVRNVRSGDRDSFEIMDTKQIAETLTSATKRLTAFLGLIAGVSLVVGGIGIMNIMLVSVTERTKEIGTRMAIGALQSEVLLQFLIESITLSSFGGIIGIIWAFFASLSLSYYMEIPFIFDIPTAIIAFLFSAFIGVLFGYLPARRASRLNPIDALRHE